TTCTGGTCATTACCTGGACACAAACTCCTCTTCTTTGAGGGCAACTATCCAAAGCAGGGGCTTTGGTCTTTCTTTTTAACTTTTCCCTCCCTCTGCGTACAAGTTGATTGATCGTAGGCATAATCTCACACCATGCTTTACGTTAAAAACCCCTTTAACTTTTTACAATTGTTACTTTTAACTTATCCAACTCTCACTTAGAGCTCCCTACTGCCTTCGTAGAAAACGAACACAGCCTCTACTCTAGACAAAGACAAAACTCTGTTTAGTTGAGAACTAATAAAAATGGGAAAATTGAAAGAAAAATCAAGTTTTTATTTAATACTTTATTCTATTTATTGCCCATCATCCTTTCATAATCGGATAAATAATCCCTTAGAAAATCTGGGAACAAGCATAGAAAACATATATAAAAAAGATTAAGGAACAATGACTTTAAGTTTTTGAGGTTCACAAGAAAAGCTCACTGGAGTATGGCCATAAAAATCTCCGTCAAGTTCTACAGGAACCTCCTCTTTAGATTGAACAACAAAACTTCGCGATTGGAAACGAATGACTTCCCCCTCCGACTCCTCCTCGTCATAGAGACCACCCATAAAACTTCTTAACCAATATTTTATTAATACCGTAGAACTTACCCGGCTAAAGAGATAACCATCCAGAAGGCCATCGTCTAGACGTGCCTTGGGGAAAACAGCAAAAGGACCCCCATAATACCTGCCGTTGCCTATTAAAAGAAAAGACCCTGACAGCCGACTGCCTTCCTCTAATGTTATTTGAAGGGAAGGCTGAGTTTCTTTCAAAAGATAAGCTACGGTAAACAGATAGCTAAGAGGCCCCAGGGTTTTCCTCACATTCCAATGAGTCAATTGCAGGACCTTTGCATCTAATCCTACTCCGGCAAGTTGTACAAAATGCTGGTCATTGGCTTTCGGGAAATCAATAGCCCTTATATTTCCTTGAAGTATGGTTGCCCAGGCCTTTTCTATGCTTCTTGGCAGTCCCAGTTCCATGGCAAAGACATTAATCGTCCCCAAGGGAATGACTCCAAGGATAACTTCCCTGCCGTTAAACCCATTTACGACTTCGTTAATCGTCCCATCTCCTCCCGCAGCCACTATCAGATCATATCCCTGTTCGATAGCCCATTCGGTTTTTGCTTCGGCATCTCCTGGATATTGACTAACCTTGATCGGGACATCTCCCACAAGGGTATAAAGCTTCGAAAGCAGATGTTTAGCTTTTTCTCCCCGAGCTGCCGGATTGAAAATAATACAAATTTTATTCTGCACTAGCCTTTACTCCAAATCCAAATAAACTTATAGGTTGTGCGCCTTATTGTTAAGCTTATTGAAGCTCTTTTATTGGTCATTACTACTCTTTTTTTGTTATATCTATGCTTTTTCTTCGTCTTGCAAAATATGGAAAAAAAGCAAGCTACAATCCACTTTATTCAGTCAGCTCTCACAGATCTCCTCGGCGTACCCGTTGATGTTGAAAAAATCCACTTTTCTTTTCCTCTAGGTATAAACCTAGAAAAATTAAAGGTTGAAAACTCACTTTCTAAAAGTTGCCCTTCTCTATTCGAGTGTAATTCTATTAAACTCAAAAGCCACATATCACCCTTTTTATATGGCCTCTATTTGAATGTTCTGCTCACAGAACCAAAGACATCCTTTGAACTCAACAGCGGTCGGCGGCTGCTCCTACCTTTAATTGAAGAAGGGAGCAATGGGGAAGAACTCCCTTCCCTATTTTCGGGTAAACTTGCCGCTTCCTTACCAATCCGAAAAATCTCTATCCAAAAGGGCATAATCAAGATTTTTTCTGCTCATCAACAGCCTCTTTTAATGATCGAAGGCATCGACGAAGAGGAAGAGCTAGATTTAAGGAATCAGAAAACATTGAGTAGAGGCCAGGCAAAACGAGTTTTTTTCAATTCGACCCCCTTCCTTTACAACCTGAAATTTAAATATCTTTTTTCCTCAAAGGTATTTCAAAATTTCGATTTGGATTCACAACTTTCTGGTGGAAAATTGCATCTTGATCTCTACAATCAAGCAAACCAAAAAGATAAGAAAAAAACTTTAGGTTGGAAAATCTTCGCTTCTGGGTTAAAAGCCCAGGAAATATTCGAACTACTCGAAGCCCATGGTTACTCTTCCATTTCAGGTCTACTGCATTGCAATGCTGAAGGATCGATCCATGGTATGGGTCTTGATTCTTTTGAAGGCAAGGGGACGTTTGAAATAGAACGAGGAAAATTCGAAAACATGGCCCTGTTCGATAAACTGTCCAATTTGCTTAAAAATGCCTCCATGAAAACTCCTGAATTTGATCAATGGAAAGGTTCTTTTATAATCAAAGAGGGCAAAATTTTATTCACGGATATGTCCCTTTCGTCCAATTCTTTTTCAATGGTGGGAAGCGGCTTAGTTAAATTTAATAGCTCCATGGAAATGGATTTAAAAATATTGCTCAACAAGCCCTTTTTTAAAGCTAACCTTCCTGAGTCGCTCTTAAGCAGAATCAAAATGCCCCAAAACTCGGTTTTTTCAGTTCCTGTAAAAATTTCTGGAACATTATCTAATCCTCAAGTCGCATTTATAGAAACCCATTCTATGCCCCAACTTTCTCCTAGTGGATCAACTTTACTTTCCCCACTTCCTATTCCTGCTAAATAATTTGAAATCAACTTTTCTTTTTAACCATGTCGCTAAGAATTACGGGGGGTATCGCCAAGGGAATAATACTTAAAGTACCCCAAAAAACCCCGGTTAGACCCGCACTGTCCAAAATAAGATCGGCCATTTTTTCTTCCCTTGGAGATTGGATAGAAGGAAAAAAAGTGATCGATCTTTATGCAGGCTCTGGAGCCCTAGGCATCGAAGCCCTAAGCAGGGGAGCCTTATGCTGCACATTCGTGGATAAATCAAGAGAATGCTGTGAATGTATCAAAAACAACCTTAAAAAAACCCATCTTGAAGGAAAAGTCATTTTAGCTGATGTTTACAAGTTTTTAAAATCGGATACTGAACAATATGATCTCGTCTTTGCTTCTCCCCCCTATTTTAAAGAACCAAAACTATTAGATGATCCCCTTTTTTCTTTTGTTTATCCCCGGCTCAATCCCGAAGGCACTTTCATTTATGAGTTCTTTTCCAAAAACATCGTAAAACTTGCCGATCAGTGGTTATTGAGCTGGGAAAAATCCGTGGGAGAAACCAAAGTCTGGATGCTTAAGCCCAAATGTTTATCCCCTTAAATTGACATCCTCCCCGGCCTGAAGGCCGGAGATTCCTACGGCGCTCAGGGGTGGCATGGCGCCTCTCCTGGGTCGCTTCGGTGGGTTCCTGCTTCCGACCGCCAGCGCGGTTCGATCCACAGGCCATCCGGGCTGACGGCTTGCGCCATCCCGCTGCAAGCGTGCAGCGTGCCCTGCCCTTCGTCCCGCAACATTTGCATCCCACAAG
The DNA window shown above is from Methylacidiphilum caldifontis and carries:
- a CDS encoding diacylglycerol/lipid kinase family protein, with protein sequence MQNKICIIFNPAARGEKAKHLLSKLYTLVGDVPIKVSQYPGDAEAKTEWAIEQGYDLIVAAGGDGTINEVVNGFNGREVILGVIPLGTINVFAMELGLPRSIEKAWATILQGNIRAIDFPKANDQHFVQLAGVGLDAKVLQLTHWNVRKTLGPLSYLFTVAYLLKETQPSLQITLEEGSRLSGSFLLIGNGRYYGGPFAVFPKARLDDGLLDGYLFSRVSSTVLIKYWLRSFMGGLYDEEESEGEVIRFQSRSFVVQSKEEVPVELDGDFYGHTPVSFSCEPQKLKVIVP
- a CDS encoding AsmA-like C-terminal region-containing protein, which codes for MEKKQATIHFIQSALTDLLGVPVDVEKIHFSFPLGINLEKLKVENSLSKSCPSLFECNSIKLKSHISPFLYGLYLNVLLTEPKTSFELNSGRRLLLPLIEEGSNGEELPSLFSGKLAASLPIRKISIQKGIIKIFSAHQQPLLMIEGIDEEEELDLRNQKTLSRGQAKRVFFNSTPFLYNLKFKYLFSSKVFQNFDLDSQLSGGKLHLDLYNQANQKDKKKTLGWKIFASGLKAQEIFELLEAHGYSSISGLLHCNAEGSIHGMGLDSFEGKGTFEIERGKFENMALFDKLSNLLKNASMKTPEFDQWKGSFIIKEGKILFTDMSLSSNSFSMVGSGLVKFNSSMEMDLKILLNKPFFKANLPESLLSRIKMPQNSVFSVPVKISGTLSNPQVAFIETHSMPQLSPSGSTLLSPLPIPAK
- a CDS encoding RsmD family RNA methyltransferase, with the protein product MSLRITGGIAKGIILKVPQKTPVRPALSKIRSAIFSSLGDWIEGKKVIDLYAGSGALGIEALSRGALCCTFVDKSRECCECIKNNLKKTHLEGKVILADVYKFLKSDTEQYDLVFASPPYFKEPKLLDDPLFSFVYPRLNPEGTFIYEFFSKNIVKLADQWLLSWEKSVGETKVWMLKPKCLSP